The genomic interval TAAAAGAGTCAGGAGGAATATCTTGCTGATCCGATGCAGCCTTTCCGCGGCCTTTTCCAGGCCAATAATCCTGGTGTCTATTTTTATCTGCCCGGTATCGAATTTAAGAAGAAATTCATTAAGATTCCTGGGTAAAACAAGGGCCGTCCGTCCCAGGGATTTCACCTCTTCCAGCCAAAGCTCCCAGGGGGACTTATCTTCCTTGATGAATTCCTTAATGTGTGGTTTGACTACTTCAATAATATTTATCTTAGGATTAAGTTCTGCGGAGAGACCTTCCAGAATGCCCATGGTTCGACCCAGGAGGATCAGATCGTTGGGAATCTGCAGGGAAGCGGCTTCGTGAGCGAACTTATGAAAGGTTTCGCCTACCCGCTCTAAGATTTTAGCTGACTTGAACTCCCGCGGCGACATATGACCAAATTCATCTAAGATCTCTTTGATTAACTCAGCCAATCTGGCGACTTCCTCAGGTTCGGAAAGAAATCCCATTTTTTGGCTGGCCAGAGCCATCCCCTGGGCATCATAGGCAATTACTGCCCTGGCCCACTCCTTTAGTAAGCCAACCAACTCCAGGGGGAGCCGTTTGCAAACCCCGAAGTCAACAAAGACCACCTTAGATTGATCCTGAACCAGGATATTTCCCGGATGAGGATCGGCATGGAAGAATCGATCGACAAATATCTGCTGAGAATAGGCCTCAGTTACTATCCTGGCTATCTCTATCTTCTCCGGACCTGGTCTGCCTCGCGCAAAATCAGTGATCCGCTCTCCTTCCACGTATTCCAGGGCAAGCACCTTTTTGGTGGTGTATTCCCAATAAACAGAGGGAATAATTACCTCGGGGTTGTCAGTAAAGTTTTTTCCAATCTCATCAGCATTTTGCCCCTCATGGATATAATCCAATTCTTCATGTAAAAACCTGGAAAATTCCTGGTAGATGACCTCAAGGTTGATATTCCTGAGATGCTTCTTCAGGAAATAAAGGCCGAAGCGGAGGGCGGCCAGATCGCGTTCAATAACCTGATCAATAGACGGATACTGGACCTTAATCGCCACCTTACGGCCATCCTTCAGCACCGCCCGATGAACCTGCCCCAGGGAAGCAGAAGCCAGCGGCTGAGAATCAAAAGAGGCAAAGATATGCTCCAGGGGACGCTCCAGCTCAAGCTGTATCCGCTGTTTGATGAGCTTGAAATCAACCGGGGGGATTCGGTCCTGCAGGAGGGAAAGTCGGTCAGTATATTCTACCGGCAGGACATCGACCCGGGTAGAGATGAATTGCCCGACTTTAATCAGACCACCCTTTAAGGTAATAGCCTTATTGAAAAACAGGTCAGCATACCTGGTATGGAGCCGCTTTAGCCGTAATTGGTATCTTTCCTCGCCTAAGAAGGGCTTGAAAAGGCTTAGCAGCTTATACCCTAAGGCTATCCGGACAATTATCAGGCAAGTAGTAATAAATCGTGTTCGAACGCTGATTTTTTTCTCCT from bacterium carries:
- a CDS encoding AarF/UbiB family protein: MKQRIQLELERPLEHIFASFDSQPLASASLGQVHRAVLKDGRKVAIKVQYPSIDQVIERDLAALRFGLYFLKKHLRNINLEVIYQEFSRFLHEELDYIHEGQNADEIGKNFTDNPEVIIPSVYWEYTTKKVLALEYVEGERITDFARGRPGPEKIEIARIVTEAYSQQIFVDRFFHADPHPGNILVQDQSKVVFVDFGVCKRLPLELVGLLKEWARAVIAYDAQGMALASQKMGFLSEPEEVARLAELIKEILDEFGHMSPREFKSAKILERVGETFHKFAHEAASLQIPNDLILLGRTMGILEGLSAELNPKINIIEVVKPHIKEFIKEDKSPWELWLEEVKSLGRTALVLPRNLNEFLLKFDTGQIKIDTRIIGLEKAAERLHRISKIFLLTLLIILSGSVWLFLHFLGYQPEEYFAGGITGLLLVMLLYSIVTTQPPSH